The following proteins come from a genomic window of Bos mutus isolate GX-2022 chromosome 21, NWIPB_WYAK_1.1, whole genome shotgun sequence:
- the AP4S1 gene encoding AP-4 complex subunit sigma-1: MIKFFLMVNKQGQTRLSKYYEHVEINKRTLLETEVIKSCLSRSNEQCSFIEYKDFKLIYRQYAALFIVVGVNDTENEMAIYEFIHNFVEVLDDYFSRVSELDIMFNLDKVHIILDEMVLNGCIVEMNRARILAPLLILDKMSDS; the protein is encoded by the exons atgataaagttttTCCTCATGGTGAATAAACAAGGGCAGACCCGACTTTCTAAGTACTATGAACATGTGGAGATTAATAAGCGTACGCTTCTGGAAACAGAAGTCATAAAGAGCTGTCTCTCTCGATCCAATGAACAA TGTTCTTTCATTGAATATAAAGACTTTAAGCTGATATACCGGCAGTATGCAGCTCTCTTCATTGTGGTTGGAGTTAATGACACAGAG AACGAGATGGCAATTTATGAATTCATCCATAACTTTGTGGAAGTTTTAGATGACTACTTCAGCCGAGTG agtGAACTAGAT ATCATGTTTAACTTGGATAAAGTACACATCATTTTGGATGAGATGGTATTAAATGGCTGCATTGTGGAAATGAACAGGGCAAGAATTCTTGCCCCTCTACTAATTCTTGATAAAATGTCAGACAGCTGA